A single genomic interval of Manduca sexta isolate Smith_Timp_Sample1 unplaced genomic scaffold, JHU_Msex_v1.0 HiC_scaffold_2015, whole genome shotgun sequence harbors:
- the LOC119191859 gene encoding LOW QUALITY PROTEIN: eukaryotic translation initiation factor 3 subunit J-like (The sequence of the model RefSeq protein was modified relative to this genomic sequence to represent the inferred CDS: inserted 1 base in 1 codon; added 4 bases not found in genome assembly) — protein MDVSWDADNFEPKLPTTLTSSNKWEGEDEEDNVKESWEDEEEKKKDEEKTEPAPPPKPKKKIHDKIAERERQERERAERVSVEKIEEMTPEQKLAEKLRQQQLQEESDLKLAMETFGITEGMTGKLDTFHPTTKAEFTEFADLLSKKINLYKAKEEFPGFVDELVKSIVVQMASADIRRIKLTVDNLYIEKQKXEKNDKAKKPTKGKGKAKLKVEGDNAHLSQYESYGNFDDEYDDFM, from the exons ATGTGTCGTGGG ATGCGGATAATTTCGAGCCGAAACTGCCGACCACGTTGACAAGTTCGAATAAATGGGAAGGCGAGGACGAGGAAGACAACGTCAAG GAGAGTTGGGAGGACGAGGAAGAGAAAAAGAAAGATGAGGAGAAAACAGAACCCGCGCCTCCGCCGAAGCCGAAGAAGAAAATACACGACAAAATAGCCGAAAGAGAG cggCAAGAGCGCGAACGGGCGGAGCGCGTCTCAGTAGAGAAGATTGAGGAAATGACCCCTGAACAAAAATTGGCTGAGAAGCTCCGTCAGCAGCAACTACAGGAGGAGTCGGACTTAAAACTAGCCATGGAAACTTTTG gCATTACAGAAGGCATGACTGGCAAATTGGACACCTTTCATCCAACCACAAAGGCAGAGTTCACAGAATTTGCTGACCTTCTCAGcaaaaagataaatttatataaagctaaGGAGGAGTTCCCTGGATTCGTGGATGAGCTAGTGAAAAGTATTGTTGTTCAAA TGGCGTCGGCAGACATCAGAAGGATAAAGCTGACAGTAGACAACCTTTACATTGAGAAACAAA CTGAGAAGAACGACAAGGCAAAGAAACCCACCAAGGGCAAGGGCAAAGCAAAGTTAAAAGTTGAAGGTGACAAT gctCATCTAAGTCAGTACGAGTCGTACGGTAACTTTGACGACGAATACGACGACTTCATGTAA